The Sediminitomix flava genome window below encodes:
- a CDS encoding alpha-L-fucosidase, with translation MRNYFNYLFIAFALFSCNQHSKERQKDTPISKFEYKPNWESLKKYQVPEWWKNTKFGIYFHWGPYSVPAYKTEWYSHHMYKEGSEIRAYHEKKYGPLDQFGYKDFIPMFTGEKFDADEWAKLFKASGAQFAGPVAEHADGFAMWDSKLTKWDAVDMGPKRDIVGEMANAIRKYDMKFIATYHRHWMYAWFPTWDKSTDAGNPEYKGLYGPYTPKGTFTMAKVKSDPLPDEEFNKEWLARLDELMENYQPDIIWVDNRMDIIGEKYRKQFLANYYNNAQKWGKEVVCTYKFTDLEEGSAVLDLERARMSDKKDFTWLTDDSIDWRAWCHINDPKYKSTNRLIDFMVDVVSKNGAVLLNIPPKADGEIPSEVKQRLLELGDWFKINGEAIYNTRTWKIYGEGPQKIVEGHLSENKNPEAVAEDIRFTINGNNLYAISLDWPKDNKLLIKSLAKDKGFLDQEIKAVNLLGSQSDLSWELKEEGLVIHLPSEKPCKHAFSFQIELEGDAII, from the coding sequence ATGAGAAATTACTTCAATTACCTATTCATTGCTTTTGCTCTTTTTTCATGTAATCAGCATTCAAAAGAGCGTCAAAAAGATACTCCTATTTCTAAATTTGAATACAAACCAAATTGGGAGTCACTAAAAAAATATCAAGTTCCTGAATGGTGGAAGAATACAAAATTTGGAATTTATTTCCATTGGGGACCTTACTCCGTTCCAGCATACAAAACTGAATGGTATTCGCATCACATGTACAAAGAAGGAAGCGAAATCAGAGCCTATCATGAAAAGAAATATGGTCCACTAGACCAATTTGGGTACAAAGATTTTATACCTATGTTCACAGGTGAAAAGTTTGATGCTGATGAATGGGCAAAACTGTTTAAGGCATCGGGAGCTCAGTTTGCTGGACCTGTTGCCGAACATGCAGATGGTTTTGCGATGTGGGATAGCAAACTAACAAAATGGGATGCTGTAGATATGGGGCCCAAACGAGATATTGTTGGAGAAATGGCTAATGCTATTCGAAAATATGACATGAAGTTTATTGCCACTTATCACAGGCATTGGATGTATGCTTGGTTTCCTACATGGGATAAATCTACTGATGCTGGAAATCCTGAATACAAAGGGCTTTATGGACCATATACTCCAAAAGGTACATTTACAATGGCAAAGGTAAAAAGTGATCCTCTTCCAGATGAAGAATTTAATAAAGAATGGCTTGCTAGGCTAGATGAGTTAATGGAAAATTACCAACCAGATATCATTTGGGTTGATAATAGAATGGACATAATCGGTGAAAAGTACAGAAAACAGTTTTTAGCCAACTACTATAACAACGCTCAAAAGTGGGGGAAAGAAGTAGTTTGTACTTATAAGTTTACCGATTTAGAAGAAGGTTCGGCAGTCCTAGATTTGGAAAGAGCACGAATGAGCGATAAAAAGGATTTCACTTGGCTTACTGATGATTCTATCGATTGGAGAGCTTGGTGTCATATAAATGATCCTAAGTACAAATCGACCAACCGACTCATTGACTTTATGGTTGATGTAGTCTCTAAGAATGGTGCTGTGCTTTTAAACATCCCTCCAAAGGCTGATGGTGAAATTCCAAGTGAAGTGAAACAACGTTTATTAGAACTTGGTGATTGGTTTAAAATAAACGGAGAAGCAATCTACAATACTAGGACTTGGAAAATCTATGGTGAAGGTCCTCAAAAAATAGTAGAAGGCCATCTTAGTGAAAATAAAAATCCAGAAGCTGTAGCTGAAGATATTCGTTTTACCATAAATGGGAATAATCTGTATGCTATCTCTTTGGATTGGCCAAAAGATAATAAACTGCTAATTAAAAGTTTAGCAAAAGACAAGGGATTTTTAGATCAAGAAATAAAGGCTGTAAACCTTTTGGGTTCTCAATCTGATCTTTCTTGGGAGTTGAAAGAAGAAGGGTTAGTAATTCATCTTCCTTCAGAGAAGCCCTGTAAACATGCTTTTTCTTTCCAAATTGAATTGGAAGGAGATGCTATAATTTAA
- a CDS encoding sulfatase-like hydrolase/transferase, with protein MKRLIYILSIFFLPLTSLLAQEKDDRPNFIFILTDDQPYGYMGVTGNPVVQTPNLDKLADEGTLFTNSHITSPICMPSRVSILLSQYERKHGVNFNAGTAVAEEAWQNSYPMQLRKAGYFTAYVGKNHSPVGKNGYKSGILEKSFDYWYAGHRHLGFYPKERHKIFSDAEEDTQIEVVGEAALDALDNNEFKLEKAIKFLDKRPNDQPFLLNICFNLPHGAGTESMQMRESDSEIYKSLYRDQEIPLAENYIAKKDIQNSKIPLDIHHVEDRQTIYDYVNEPESTKERLIRQYQAMTGIDQLVGKLRDKLKEMKVDKNTIIVFTSDHGLLMGQFGLGGKALLYEYCTHVPMIIMDPRLPKRKRIKRSDALVQSIDIAPTLLAKAGVSVPASFQGKDLSQLLTEETEIRKYVFTENLWSTQFGNPRCEAVQDKEWKYIRYYKNENFSASKRIKYTKDLGLNVNRALYGMTDKEISIYRSYAEEPLAGEKAVYEELYHLDKDPSESTNLANSSEYQLKLEEMRKVWAKQIRLARDKGQPLVERFTNESSAEMEKKQANLPK; from the coding sequence ATGAAAAGATTAATATATATACTTAGCATTTTCTTTCTTCCTTTGACAAGTTTATTGGCACAAGAAAAAGATGATCGACCTAACTTCATTTTTATTCTTACAGACGATCAACCTTATGGCTATATGGGAGTAACAGGAAACCCTGTAGTTCAAACTCCCAACCTCGATAAACTCGCCGATGAAGGAACACTCTTCACTAATTCGCATATCACAAGTCCTATTTGTATGCCTAGTAGAGTCTCTATTCTTTTATCTCAATACGAGAGAAAACATGGTGTAAATTTCAATGCGGGTACTGCCGTAGCCGAAGAAGCTTGGCAAAATTCTTACCCAATGCAACTACGTAAAGCAGGTTATTTCACTGCCTACGTAGGTAAAAACCACTCTCCTGTAGGAAAAAATGGCTACAAATCTGGAATCTTAGAAAAGTCGTTTGACTATTGGTATGCAGGGCATCGACATCTTGGTTTTTACCCAAAAGAACGACATAAAATATTCTCTGATGCAGAAGAAGATACACAAATAGAAGTTGTAGGAGAAGCAGCTCTTGATGCCTTAGACAACAATGAATTTAAACTAGAAAAGGCAATTAAGTTTTTAGATAAAAGACCAAATGATCAGCCCTTCTTACTCAACATATGTTTCAACTTACCTCATGGTGCAGGCACAGAAAGCATGCAGATGAGAGAGAGTGATTCTGAAATCTATAAATCACTTTATAGAGATCAAGAAATTCCTTTAGCTGAAAACTACATTGCAAAAAAAGATATTCAAAACTCTAAAATACCGCTAGACATTCATCATGTCGAAGATCGTCAGACCATCTATGATTACGTAAATGAGCCAGAAAGTACCAAGGAACGTCTAATCAGGCAATACCAAGCCATGACTGGAATTGATCAATTGGTAGGTAAACTCCGTGATAAATTGAAAGAAATGAAAGTGGATAAAAATACCATCATTGTTTTCACTTCAGATCACGGACTACTCATGGGACAATTCGGTCTTGGCGGTAAAGCTCTACTCTATGAATACTGTACACACGTCCCGATGATTATCATGGACCCTAGGCTACCAAAACGTAAACGCATCAAAAGATCAGATGCGCTTGTACAAAGTATTGATATTGCACCAACACTTTTGGCTAAAGCAGGAGTCAGCGTTCCAGCATCTTTTCAAGGAAAAGACCTTTCTCAATTATTGACAGAGGAAACTGAAATAAGAAAGTATGTTTTCACAGAAAATCTTTGGTCAACACAATTTGGGAACCCTCGTTGTGAAGCTGTTCAAGACAAGGAATGGAAATACATTCGCTATTATAAAAACGAAAATTTTTCAGCTTCAAAACGCATAAAATACACCAAAGACTTGGGTTTGAATGTCAATAGAGCATTATACGGGATGACTGACAAAGAAATATCGATTTACCGAAGCTATGCCGAAGAACCTTTAGCAGGTGAAAAAGCTGTGTATGAAGAATTATATCACCTTGATAAAGACCCTTCGGAAAGTACCAATCTAGCAAACAGTTCAGAATACCAATTAAAGCTTGAAGAAATGCGAAAGGTTTGGGCTAAACAAATCAGATTAGCTCGAGATAAAGGACAGCCTTTAGTTGAAAGATTCACCAATGAATCCAGTGCTGAAATGGAGAAAAAACAAGCTAATCTTCCAAAATAA
- a CDS encoding sulfatase family protein, translated as MTFFNFKGVFTGLAILSLPIINTSCQPEEEKKPNILFIMSDDHTAQAIGAYGSRLSKLNPTPTIDKLANEGVLFENAFCTNSICTPSRATIMTGQYSQSNGVLDLNGRLPEEQQYLPQAMKAAGYETAMIGKWHLKEEPAAYDHYEVLPVQGKYFDPVFRVRGQKEWPKNTNKYTGHSSDVITNLSLKWLDEGRDKSKPFFLMHHFKAPHDFFEFAPRYKDYLENTQIPEPSSLYDNQNNGSIATRGAEDSLMYKIGSSISKRNIARNMGQDLDIDQSLDGKAYTSASYQEYLKRYLRCVKGVDDNIQRIMDYLEKEGELDNTIIIYTGDQGMMLGEHDYQDKRWMYEESMRMPFIVYYPAKLKKGIRTDAIINNTDYAPTMIDLAEGTIPSQMQGKSFVDILETGQEPEDWRKSTYYRYWMHMAHKHANPAHFGVRTKKHKLIFFYAKHYDPDNHLKDWGQDYHFEGPVGWELYDLEKDPLEMNNVYNDPAYESVQAELKQEIIRLRKQYKEEDVAYPAIQEVIEKYWNS; from the coding sequence ATGACATTTTTTAATTTCAAAGGTGTTTTTACGGGTTTGGCTATTTTGTCCTTACCAATCATAAATACCTCATGTCAGCCCGAAGAGGAGAAAAAACCAAATATCCTGTTCATTATGTCTGACGATCATACTGCCCAAGCTATTGGCGCATACGGAAGTAGACTTAGTAAGTTGAATCCTACACCAACCATTGACAAATTGGCTAATGAAGGAGTTCTTTTTGAAAATGCATTTTGTACGAATTCAATTTGTACACCATCTCGAGCTACGATCATGACTGGGCAATACAGTCAATCTAATGGTGTATTAGATTTGAATGGTAGGTTACCTGAAGAGCAGCAATATCTGCCGCAAGCAATGAAAGCGGCAGGATATGAAACCGCAATGATCGGGAAGTGGCATTTGAAAGAAGAGCCTGCTGCCTATGATCATTATGAAGTATTACCTGTTCAGGGAAAATACTTTGACCCTGTTTTTCGTGTTAGAGGACAGAAAGAGTGGCCAAAGAATACGAATAAATACACAGGGCATTCATCTGATGTTATCACAAATTTATCATTGAAATGGTTGGATGAGGGAAGAGATAAGTCAAAGCCATTCTTCTTAATGCATCATTTTAAAGCCCCACATGATTTCTTCGAATTTGCTCCTCGTTATAAGGATTATTTAGAAAATACACAGATTCCTGAGCCTTCTAGTTTGTATGATAATCAGAATAATGGTTCAATTGCAACTAGAGGAGCTGAAGATTCTTTAATGTATAAAATTGGATCTTCTATTTCTAAAAGAAATATTGCTCGTAACATGGGACAAGACCTTGATATTGATCAGAGTCTAGATGGAAAAGCGTACACAAGTGCTTCTTATCAAGAGTACCTCAAACGCTACTTACGATGTGTAAAAGGGGTAGATGATAACATCCAAAGAATCATGGATTACCTAGAGAAAGAAGGAGAGCTTGATAACACAATTATTATTTATACTGGTGATCAAGGTATGATGTTAGGTGAACATGACTACCAAGATAAGAGATGGATGTATGAAGAATCTATGCGTATGCCATTTATTGTCTATTATCCTGCTAAGTTGAAAAAGGGTATTCGTACAGATGCGATTATCAACAATACAGATTATGCACCAACGATGATTGATTTGGCTGAAGGTACAATTCCTTCTCAAATGCAGGGGAAATCATTTGTAGATATTCTTGAAACTGGACAAGAACCAGAGGATTGGAGAAAGTCAACCTATTACCGTTATTGGATGCATATGGCGCATAAGCATGCCAATCCAGCTCATTTTGGGGTAAGAACAAAAAAGCATAAGTTGATCTTCTTCTATGCGAAGCATTATGATCCTGATAATCATTTGAAAGATTGGGGACAAGATTATCATTTTGAGGGACCTGTTGGATGGGAGTTATATGATCTAGAAAAAGACCCACTTGAAATGAATAATGTGTATAATGATCCTGCTTATGAATCAGTTCAAGCAGAGTTAAAACAAGAAATTATACGTTTGAGAAAACAGTATAAGGAAGAAGATGTAGCTTATCCAGCAATTCAAGAGGTTATAGAAAAGTATTGGAATTCATAA
- a CDS encoding arylsulfatase: protein MKNYIHQLFSGLLLGLHSFMMFSCEKEQDRPNVILIITDDQGYGDIAAHGNKVVSTPNIDQLFQESTRLSNFHVSPTCAPSRAGIMTGKYPNRVGVWHTVMGRSILYEQEKTMANVFRDNGYATGLFGKWHLGDNYPYSPQFRGFQEVLTHGAGGVGQTPDYWNNDYFDDVYLRNGKEEEVNGYCTDVWFKEALSFIEKNKDNKQPFFCYISTNAPHGPLNVPMEYAQPYLENGVAKDRAKFYGMITNIDDNLGALRNQLEDWKIADNTILIYMTDNGTAYGAAFKGSELKNGFNANMRGKKGSAYDGGHRVPFYIHWKDGKIDTGRDIDALTAHIDILPTLIGLCNLEQTTINFDGDDLSEAIKGKEEIKDRILIGDSQRLEYPEKWRNSYTMTKEWRLINGKELYNIKQDPSQSNDIAAEHSGMVKRLRKAYETNWEDQKKSFSQFPYIKLGTKQEAISVLTAHDWHVSEEQRIPWNHQMIRKGTKGNGEWRVDFTKASRYKISLRRWPIESDLALNESAERLETQAKDYILQKGKIFNFKKAFLKVGDQVWEEEVVEGSKEVTFSVDVPKGENVMSAYFETAEGNIQGAYYTYVEEAKLTAK, encoded by the coding sequence ATGAAAAACTATATACACCAATTGTTTAGTGGTCTTCTTTTAGGACTACATTCGTTTATGATGTTTTCTTGTGAAAAAGAACAAGATCGTCCGAATGTTATATTGATTATCACAGATGATCAAGGTTACGGAGATATAGCTGCTCATGGAAATAAAGTTGTTTCCACTCCCAATATCGATCAACTATTTCAAGAAAGTACTCGACTCAGCAACTTTCATGTAAGTCCTACCTGTGCTCCCTCAAGGGCTGGAATAATGACAGGAAAATACCCTAATCGTGTTGGGGTTTGGCATACGGTAATGGGACGATCAATACTTTATGAACAAGAAAAGACAATGGCAAATGTATTTCGAGACAATGGTTATGCCACTGGTCTTTTTGGTAAATGGCATTTAGGAGACAACTATCCTTATTCTCCTCAATTCAGAGGATTTCAAGAAGTACTTACGCATGGCGCTGGTGGAGTTGGACAAACTCCAGATTATTGGAATAATGACTATTTCGATGATGTCTACCTCAGAAATGGAAAAGAAGAAGAAGTAAATGGTTATTGCACAGATGTGTGGTTTAAAGAAGCGCTCTCTTTCATAGAAAAAAATAAGGATAACAAGCAGCCATTTTTCTGTTACATCTCAACCAATGCACCACATGGCCCTCTAAATGTTCCAATGGAATACGCTCAACCATACTTAGAAAATGGAGTAGCTAAAGATCGAGCAAAATTTTATGGGATGATCACCAACATAGATGATAACCTTGGAGCTTTAAGAAATCAACTCGAAGATTGGAAAATCGCTGACAATACCATTTTGATTTATATGACCGACAACGGAACAGCATATGGTGCGGCATTCAAAGGCTCAGAGCTAAAAAATGGTTTTAATGCCAATATGAGAGGTAAAAAAGGAAGTGCCTATGATGGTGGTCATCGAGTGCCATTCTACATCCATTGGAAAGACGGTAAAATAGATACAGGCAGAGATATTGATGCATTGACTGCACACATCGACATTCTTCCCACTCTAATAGGTTTATGTAATTTAGAACAAACTACAATAAATTTTGATGGCGATGATTTATCAGAAGCAATTAAAGGCAAGGAAGAAATAAAAGACAGAATATTAATTGGGGATTCTCAAAGACTAGAATACCCTGAAAAATGGCGCAACTCTTATACCATGACCAAAGAGTGGCGATTGATAAACGGCAAAGAACTCTATAACATCAAACAAGATCCTTCTCAATCTAATGACATAGCAGCAGAGCATTCTGGTATGGTAAAAAGATTAAGAAAAGCGTATGAAACTAATTGGGAAGATCAAAAGAAAAGCTTCAGTCAATTCCCTTACATCAAATTAGGGACTAAACAAGAAGCTATCTCGGTACTAACCGCACATGATTGGCACGTTTCGGAAGAACAGAGAATCCCTTGGAATCACCAAATGATTCGAAAAGGGACTAAAGGTAATGGAGAATGGAGAGTAGATTTCACTAAAGCATCTCGTTATAAAATATCCTTGAGAAGATGGCCAATAGAATCTGACCTTGCTTTAAATGAGTCTGCTGAAAGATTAGAAACGCAAGCAAAGGATTATATCCTTCAAAAGGGAAAAATATTCAACTTTAAAAAGGCTTTCCTAAAAGTTGGAGATCAAGTTTGGGAAGAAGAAGTAGTCGAAGGAAGTAAAGAAGTTACATTCTCAGTCGATGTACCCAAAGGTGAAAATGTAATGAGTGCATATTTTGAAACAGCAGAAGGAAATATTCAAGGTGCATATTATACCTATGTAGAAGAAGCTAAACTGACAGCTAAATAA